The DNA sequence TCAGTGCAGAGTTGAACTCTACTAACTTTGGTGAGCTTAAACTGTATTCATCCTCATGGGATCAGATCGGAAAAAGACTTTATGAAAGTGACGATTTTGGAGGAGAACTGAAAAGAACAAAGCTGGCAAAAGAAAACATGCCGGCAGGAGTTTCAGAAATGAAAACCGATCTTGAAAAGGCAAATGCCATTTTTTCATATGTTCAGAAGACTTTTACCTGGAATAAAGATAAAGGAGTCTCTACAGAAGATGGTATCAAAAAATTGTTGGAAACTAAAGTTGGAAATGCAGCAGAAATCAATCTTTTCCTTGTAATGATGCTTCGTGAAGCCGGGCTTAAAGCTGATCCGTTGGTAATTTCTACTGTGGAAAATGGGTTGATTAACCTGGTATCACCTAATATTTCCAACATGAATTTTGTATTGGCCGCTATCAATATTGATAATCAATTGCATATCTATGATGCGACATCAAAGCAATCCTCTCTGGATGAAATACCTCTTAAAAACTGGAATCAATATGGGATTTTGGTTACTAAAGAAAAGACTCTGCAGATTCAAATGGCCAATGTAAAATCAAGCAACACTTTCCTTACAGTCAATGGTAAGATCAATGATGATGGAAGTATTTCAGGAACCTATTCTGACAGAGATACAGGTGCCTATGCCATGTATGTGAAAGACAGCTATGATGACAATGCTGAGAAATATAAAAAGCAGTATAAGGAAAACTTTTCTATGGACTTTACGGATATCAATTCAAAAGTATTGGAAAACGGAGATTTTGAAAGCAGCATGAAATTCTCTTCAATGAACCTTATTGATAGAGTAGGAAAGAAAATGATCATCAATCCGATGCTGTTTTTAAACAAAAGTTCCAACGAGTTTGATCAGACGGAAGTAAGACAATATCCCATCGATTTTGGATCGCCTATTACGAAAGTGAAAAAGGTAGTTCTTGAAATTCCTGAAGGATATGTTATTGAAGAAATGCCTAAAGAAAAAAGAATCGTTACTGAAGATAAAGAAATAGCCTATACCTATTCGGTAGAACAAAAAGGAAATAAACTGGAAGTGACTACCACCACAAAAGTGAGCAGTTCAGATTATCCGAAAGAATATTATCCTGCATTTAAACAAATCTGGGGAGTAGCATCTAAGTTTGAAAACCAGGTAATAAGCCTTGTTAAAAAGTAATATGTAAGAAAACTTAAGCAAGATTTATAAAAAAAAATAAAGCTTTTTCGAAAACCATTCATCTTTTGAATGGTTTTTGTATTTGATACCAAAAATCAGAATTATGAAAAATACGATTGCTGTTATAGCATTATCTTCTTTCTTAGCGGTGACTGCCTGTAAAAAAAATGAAAAGGCAGGGCCAGTAGAAAAAACAGAAAATAAAACCACGGAAGGATTTGTGGTAGACTCTGTGAAAGTGAATGATTCTACAAAGATCACAGATTCTTTAAAAGTGAGCTACACTTCAAAACTATTGGTTTTTCCTTCATTAAAAGATAAAAAGTTATTAGACAGCATCTATTTTCAGAATGAAAAAATCAAAGACTTTTCCAAAGCAGGTCTTCAGGCCTACCTTGATAAAGAAAAGAATGATTATTTCAATTCTATAAAAAATGATAATAAAGATTGGGTTTCTGATGTTACCTATGCTCAGAATTGGTATTCGAGTTCACATATGAATTTAATGTCCAATACAAATGATTATATGCATATTCAGTATGTAGGAAGCGGGTATGAAGGGGGAGCTCATGACAATTATGGTTTTTCAGAAAGAGTTTTTGATCTTAAAAACAGTAAAAAGTTAGAGCTAAAAGATATTACTTCAATGCCTAAAAATAAAATTGAAGCAATTCTGATGAAAAATATTGATAAAATCAACAGCGGAACGATGGATGGTGACGGAGAAGTAAAAAACTCAGAAATGCTGCTGGTTGAGAAAATCCCTGCATCCGATAACTTTTATTTTGATGATAAAAACCTGTATTTCCATTATAGTCCTTATGAAATTGCCGCTTTTGCAGCAGGGGATATCACAATTCCAGTCTCGTGGGAAGACCTCAAAGGCACATTAAATACAGAATTTAAAGAAAGAATGAAAATTAAGTAAATTAATGCTTCCAGATCAGGAAGCATTTTTTAATTTTGCGTCAATGGAAAAAGTAGCTTTTATTATCAACCCTTTTTCGGCCAAAAAAAACTATCAGCCGTTTTTGAATGAACTTAAAACAAAGGTTAACAACCCGTTGTATTATGTGTCAGAATCTATTCCGGGAACCGATGAGTTTATCCAGTCTCATTTTGAAGAAGTGGATATTTTTGTGGCCATAGGAGGGGACGGTACCATTTCTACCGTAGCCAAAAATCTGATTAACACAGAAAAGATTCTGGCTATTTTCCCGGCTGGTTCAGGAAACGGATTTTCCAATGAAACCCAGTTCAGTAAAAATCTGGATGAACTTTTAGAAAAAATAAAGGTCAAAAACTCCAGAAAGATTGATACTTTTACGGTAAACGACAGGCTTTCTATTAATGTTTCAGGAACAGGATTTGACGGTAAAGTTGTCAAGGAATTTGAAAAAACAAGCCGCGGATTCAAAAACTATATCAAAGTTTCCTTAAAAACTTTCTTCAACTACAAGCCTATCAAGGTGAAGTTTTTTGATGAAGAATATCAACAGTACAACGGAAGATATCTCATGATGAATATTGCTAACACCCGTCAGTTTGGTAATAATGCTTACATAGCTCCAAAAGCCAGCAAGAGTGATGGTTTGGTGGATATGGTCTTGGTGAAAAAGTTTCCTTTGACCTATTCTGCGCTGTTTGCTTTCAGAATGTTTACCAAAAGACTGAAAGACGATGACTATGTCACCTATCTTCCAGTCTCTGAAATATCTTTTAAAGTCAATACCAAAAACTGGCACCTCGACGGTGAATTCAATAAAATAAAATCACCAATTCATGTTAAAGTACAGCCGTCAAGCTTAAGTATCCTGATTTAAAGTTCAAGGTTCAAGGTTTTGAGTTTAAAGCTTACAGGGAGATAGTCCTTAATAAACTTCCTCTGAAACTTCATAGAATATCTCCTGATACCTATAACCTACGATCTGCCACCTGTTTATACTTCCAGCTTTTTCACAACTTCATCCGGATGATCCATGCAATATTGAAGTTGGTTCTTGTCAAGTTGTTTTTCCCAGTTGGCAACTACTACCGTAGCTACAGAATTCCCGATTACATTAGTCAGGGCCCGGCATTCACTCATAAATTTATCGATCCCAAGAATTAATGTCATTCCGGCAATTGGAATTTCAGGAACTACTGCTAGGGTTGCTGCCAGGGTTACAAATCCGGCACCCGTAACACCTGCGGCTCCTTTTGAACTTAACATTGCCACGAGAAGAAGCATCAGCTGTTTTTCAATAGGAAGATGGATGTTTAATGCCTGTGCGATAAACAGAGAGGCCAGTGTCATGTAGATATTGGTTCCGTCGAGATTGAAGGAATATCCTGTAGGTACTACAAGTCCTACAATAGCCCGTGAGCAACCCGCTTTTTCAAGTTTTTCCATGATTCCCGGAAGGGCAGACTCTGATGAGCTGGTTCCCAAAACAAGAAGAAGTTCCTCTTTAAGGTAAAAAAGAAACTTAAAAATATTAAATCCGTTATACCATGCCACGGCTCCTAATACCAGAACTACAAATAGTATAGATGTAATATAGAAAGTAGCTACCAGAAATATAAGGTTCAGTACAGAATGAAGCCCATATTTTCCGATAGTAAATGCCATTGCTCCAAAAGCTCCTATTGGGGCCAGTTTCATAAGCATATGAACGATTTTAAATACCGGAGTTGACAGATCCTGTAAAAAATCAGTTACTTTCTGGCTTTTTTCTTTTGTTAAAACCAAAGCTACTCCCATTAAAATAGCCACCAAAAGAACCTGAAGAATATTATCACCCACCAAAGGACTGAATAAAGTCTCCGGAATAATATTCATAATGAACCCCGTAAGCGTTGATTCATGAGCTTTTGCCTGGTATTGAGAAACATCGCCTGAAAGAGTAGCAGGATCAATATTTAAACCATGGCCCGGCTGTAAAATATTTCCTACTATTAATCCGATGATAAGTGCAAGAGTTGAAAATGTGAAAAAATAGATCATTGCTTTTATGGCAATTCTACCTACTTTTTTCAAATCGGTCATGTGAGCGATTCCCAGCGTGAGGGTAATAAAGATCACCGGGGCGATGATCATTTTTACTAATTTGATGAACCCATCCCCCAGAGGTTTCATTTTTTCTCCCAGTTCAGGATAAAATTTTCCAAGAAGAATACCGGCAACGATGGCAATAATCACCTTGAAATAAAGCTGATTGTATATTTTTTTTGCTTTCAAAGAACAGTCGTTTTGTTTTTTAAGGGCGAAAATTAAGAAAATTTATCTGAAAACATGACAAAAGTCATTGAAAAGATCTGTACAGAGGACTGATCAATAAAAAACTCCGGCTTCATTCGTAAAAAGGCAAAAGCCTTTTAGAATGAAGCCGGAGCTGTATTTAATTTTTTGAAAGATACTATTATTCCACTGCAACAGAATCATCTCCACGGCCGTCTGCCACTGCATGGATGCTTCCGTTTTCATCAAGAACAATCATTTCTGTTTTTCCAATGTATTTTGTTTTTTCAATAACATAGTTTTTGCTTTTCAGATCCGAAATTGTGCTTTCAGGGAAGTTATTTTCTACCGTAATCGTTTCCGGAAGCCATTGGTGATGGAATTTTGGTGCATTCACTGACATATTGGCGTTCAGTTTAAAATCAACAACATTCACAATAGACTGGTATACTGAAGTAGGGATGGTAGTTCCTCCGGGAGTTCCCACTACCATATAAGGTTTTCCATTCTTAAGGAGGATAGTTGGGGTCATGGAAGAAAGCATTCTCTTATTCGGCTGGATAGAATTGGCTTCTCCGCCCACTGCACCGAACATATTGGGTACACCTGGTTTGATAGAGAAATCATCCATTTCATTATTTAAGAAGAATCCGGCTCCTGAAACCAATACTTTACTTCCGTAATAACCGTTAAGAGTTGTGGTTACAGAAGCAGCATTTCCATCCTTGTCCAAAACGGAAATATGAGTAGTCTGCATAGATTCTTTAGGCTGTTCTATGATTTTACCTACTTCTGCACTAGGTGTAGCTTTATCAAAACTGAAACTCTTCCATCTTCCTTTCAGATAGTCGTCAGAGATCAGGTAAGAAGTTTTATCCTGAATAAAATCCGGATCACCCATATATTCTGCTCTGTCTGCAAAGGCTCTTCTTTCTGCTTCAGCCATGATTTGAACGGCTTTTGTAGAGTTTTGCTGATACTTTTCGAGGTTTTCAAAACTTGCCATTCTCAGCATTTGAGCCAGAAGAACTCCACCGCTTGAAGGTAAAGGCATGGTTACTACATTGCTTCCTTTATATTCAAATTCAAGGGCTTTTCTCTCTGCAACTTTATAATTTTTAAGATCTTCCAACGTGATAATTCCGTTGCCCCTTTTCATTTCAGCAACTAAAAGATCAGCTGTTTTTCCCTCATAAAAACCTTTTGCTCCTAATTTTTGGATCAGTTTCAAGGTTTCAGCCAGGTCTTTTTGAATTAATAAATCTCCGGCTTTCCATGGAGCATCTTTTACAAAAATGATAGAAGATTTGTTATGTTTCTGAAATTTTTCCCTTTGGTTATTCAGCATTTCTGCTTCCTTATCTGTAATAGCAAATCCTTTCTCTGCAAGATCAATGGCGGGTTGAATAATTTTTTCCATAGGGAGTTTGCAGTATTTAAGGGTAGCAAAAAAACCGGCCACACTTCCGGGAATACCCACTGCCAGTCTTCCATTTTGAGAAAGATCCGTATCTGCTTTTCCTTTTTTATCAATATACATATCGCGGGAAGCTTTTTTCGGAGCAGTCTCTCTGTAATCTAATGTGAATTTTTCCCCATTGTTTTTTACGCCTACCAGAAATCCACCGCCTCCGATATTTCCTGCCTGCGGATAGACAACAGCAAGGGCATATTGCGTTGCGGTAACAGCGTCGTAGGCATTGCCGCCCATTTTTAAGATCTTGGCACCCGCTTCACTGGCTAATGGATGTGCAGAGACTACTACACCTTTCTTTTTTACCTGTACTTCCTTGATAATATTGATATCTGTGAACTGAGCCCAGCTGAGTTGAGCAGCTAACAGCATCGAAGCAATTAAAATCTTCTTCATATGATTGTTTTTCTTGAAACAAAATTATTGAATTTTAACCGAACAGCAACCTGATGATCATTGCATTTGATTTTTTCTTTCATTGAAATTATCTAATTGAAAATACAGAGCATTTTCGCGATACTATTTTAAATACACCTTTTTTATTATG is a window from the Chryseobacterium indologenes genome containing:
- a CDS encoding transglutaminase-like domain-containing protein gives rise to the protein MKKLIVLVLCSANAIMINAQKKYEFLNPPKFNDADLSKTKSLLDENAPAEILYKSAYFMIDANTGNLHKKYYFRVKIYDKDKAEDWLNLEIPIYNVGTNRESLGKFKAFTYNLENGITVPVKVEKSSQYKSKENKYVTLTKFAFPSVKNGSVLEYQYEIISPFRFMIPEVLIESDTPSLNTEYVFDTPINMSYNVNYTGGLTPKYREMEERNLYGAQYKTFRFAYENLKGFKTEKFVRNDRNFRTKISAELNSTNFGELKLYSSSWDQIGKRLYESDDFGGELKRTKLAKENMPAGVSEMKTDLEKANAIFSYVQKTFTWNKDKGVSTEDGIKKLLETKVGNAAEINLFLVMMLREAGLKADPLVISTVENGLINLVSPNISNMNFVLAAINIDNQLHIYDATSKQSSLDEIPLKNWNQYGILVTKEKTLQIQMANVKSSNTFLTVNGKINDDGSISGTYSDRDTGAYAMYVKDSYDDNAEKYKKQYKENFSMDFTDINSKVLENGDFESSMKFSSMNLIDRVGKKMIINPMLFLNKSSNEFDQTEVRQYPIDFGSPITKVKKVVLEIPEGYVIEEMPKEKRIVTEDKEIAYTYSVEQKGNKLEVTTTTKVSSSDYPKEYYPAFKQIWGVASKFENQVISLVKK
- a CDS encoding RsiV family protein; translation: MKNTIAVIALSSFLAVTACKKNEKAGPVEKTENKTTEGFVVDSVKVNDSTKITDSLKVSYTSKLLVFPSLKDKKLLDSIYFQNEKIKDFSKAGLQAYLDKEKNDYFNSIKNDNKDWVSDVTYAQNWYSSSHMNLMSNTNDYMHIQYVGSGYEGGAHDNYGFSERVFDLKNSKKLELKDITSMPKNKIEAILMKNIDKINSGTMDGDGEVKNSEMLLVEKIPASDNFYFDDKNLYFHYSPYEIAAFAAGDITIPVSWEDLKGTLNTEFKERMKIK
- a CDS encoding diacylglycerol/lipid kinase family protein, with amino-acid sequence MEKVAFIINPFSAKKNYQPFLNELKTKVNNPLYYVSESIPGTDEFIQSHFEEVDIFVAIGGDGTISTVAKNLINTEKILAIFPAGSGNGFSNETQFSKNLDELLEKIKVKNSRKIDTFTVNDRLSINVSGTGFDGKVVKEFEKTSRGFKNYIKVSLKTFFNYKPIKVKFFDEEYQQYNGRYLMMNIANTRQFGNNAYIAPKASKSDGLVDMVLVKKFPLTYSALFAFRMFTKRLKDDDYVTYLPVSEISFKVNTKNWHLDGEFNKIKSPIHVKVQPSSLSILI
- the ggt gene encoding gamma-glutamyltransferase; its protein translation is MKKILIASMLLAAQLSWAQFTDINIIKEVQVKKKGVVVSAHPLASEAGAKILKMGGNAYDAVTATQYALAVVYPQAGNIGGGGFLVGVKNNGEKFTLDYRETAPKKASRDMYIDKKGKADTDLSQNGRLAVGIPGSVAGFFATLKYCKLPMEKIIQPAIDLAEKGFAITDKEAEMLNNQREKFQKHNKSSIIFVKDAPWKAGDLLIQKDLAETLKLIQKLGAKGFYEGKTADLLVAEMKRGNGIITLEDLKNYKVAERKALEFEYKGSNVVTMPLPSSGGVLLAQMLRMASFENLEKYQQNSTKAVQIMAEAERRAFADRAEYMGDPDFIQDKTSYLISDDYLKGRWKSFSFDKATPSAEVGKIIEQPKESMQTTHISVLDKDGNAASVTTTLNGYYGSKVLVSGAGFFLNNEMDDFSIKPGVPNMFGAVGGEANSIQPNKRMLSSMTPTILLKNGKPYMVVGTPGGTTIPTSVYQSIVNVVDFKLNANMSVNAPKFHHQWLPETITVENNFPESTISDLKSKNYVIEKTKYIGKTEMIVLDENGSIHAVADGRGDDSVAVE
- a CDS encoding dicarboxylate/amino acid:cation symporter, whose product is MKAKKIYNQLYFKVIIAIVAGILLGKFYPELGEKMKPLGDGFIKLVKMIIAPVIFITLTLGIAHMTDLKKVGRIAIKAMIYFFTFSTLALIIGLIVGNILQPGHGLNIDPATLSGDVSQYQAKAHESTLTGFIMNIIPETLFSPLVGDNILQVLLVAILMGVALVLTKEKSQKVTDFLQDLSTPVFKIVHMLMKLAPIGAFGAMAFTIGKYGLHSVLNLIFLVATFYITSILFVVLVLGAVAWYNGFNIFKFLFYLKEELLLVLGTSSSESALPGIMEKLEKAGCSRAIVGLVVPTGYSFNLDGTNIYMTLASLFIAQALNIHLPIEKQLMLLLVAMLSSKGAAGVTGAGFVTLAATLAVVPEIPIAGMTLILGIDKFMSECRALTNVIGNSVATVVVANWEKQLDKNQLQYCMDHPDEVVKKLEV